Proteins from one Rosa chinensis cultivar Old Blush chromosome 7, RchiOBHm-V2, whole genome shotgun sequence genomic window:
- the LOC112175935 gene encoding cytochrome P450 71A9 — protein sequence MLYFPSVFLYVQNLKFKFVITSKTGTHQLAMSSYLSLSMVLLLFIFLIPFTFLLLMKRRKQNVQAKRLPPGPRRLPVIGNLHHLSDDLPHCAFEHPSSHYGPIMFLQLGSRSTLVVSSAEMTREVFKTHDLIFSGRPEFLYVAKRLSYDSSVSFSPIGKYWREVRKIVILELLSAKRIQMFRSVRDEEVGHMIDDIAHTSNGLINLNELTHFLSNRVLCRSAFGKKYDGAGGVISKNRIFELLEEAMNLLGGFCISDFLPWMGWLNKFNGLEKRVDKCFKGLDSFYDKVIEEHLDPKRPTPEHEDLVDVLLRVQKDPSQAIALTNDQIKGVITDIFIAGTDTSSATVVWTMAELIRNPLVMRNAQDEVRGVVKAQGKVEESDLSELMYLKLVIKESFRLHPPVPSLVPRVTTESCTIEGYEIPAKTMVFILAKMIGRDPKCWENPNEFFPERFLDSSIDYKGNHFELLPFGAGRRGCPGMNFAMQLVELTLANLLYRFDWELPDGMKREDLNMEEAAGITVQNKVPLYLAATPVHL from the exons ATGTTGTATTTCCCATCTGTGTTTCTATATGTTCAGAATCTCAAGTTTAAGTTTGTTATTACATCTAAGACAGGAACTCATCAATTAGCCATGAGTTCTTACTTATCCTTGTCCATGGTGCTCctactctttatttttcttatacCCTTTACTTTCTTGCTCTTGATGAAGCGAAGGAAGCAAAATGTTCAAGCAAAGAGATTGCCTCCTGGTCCTAGAAGGCTACCTGTAATTGGGAACCTTCACCATCTTTCTGATGATTTACCTCATTGTGCCTTTGAACACCCTTCCAGTCATTACGGACCGATCATGTTCTTGCAATTAGGCTCAAGATCTACTTTAGTAGTCTCTTCGGCCGAAATGACTAGAGAGGTTTTCAAAACTCATGACCTCATTTTTTCAGGTAGACCAGAATTCTTGTATGTTGCAAAGAGGCTTAGCTATGACTCCAGTGTATCATTTTCTCCCATCGGTAAGTATTGGAGGGAGGTTAGAAAGATTGTGATCTTGGAACTACTTAGTGCAAAGCGGATTCAAATGTTTCGTTCTGTGAGAGACGAAGAGGTTGGACATATGATTGATGACATAGCTCATACTTCTAATGGTCTCATCAATCTCAATGAACTGACACATTTCTTATCCAACAGAGTCTTGTGCCGCTCGGCTTTTGGCAAAAAGTATGATGGTGCTGGAGGTGTTATTAGCAAGAACAGAATTTTTGAATTGCTTGAAGAGGCAATGAACTTGTTGGGAGGGTTCTGCATATCGGATTTTCTGCCATGGATGGGTTGGCTAAACAAGTTCAATGGTCTTGAAAAAAGGGTAGACAAGTGTTTTAAAGGGTTGGACAGTTTCTATGACAAAGTGATTGAGGAACACCTTGACCCAAAAAGGCCTACTCCGGAGCATGAAGATCTTGTCGATGTGCTACTTCGAGTTCAGAAAGATCCAAGTCAAGCAATAGCACTTACTAACGACCAAATCAAGGGTGTCATCACT GACATATTTATTGCAGGGACTGACACATCCTCAGCCACAGTGGTTTGGACAATGGCTGAGCTGATCAGGAATCCCTTAGTGATGAGGAACGCGCAAGATGAGGTGAGAGGAGTGGTCAAGGCACAAGGGAAGGTGGAAGAAAGTGATCTTTCTGAACTCATGTACCTAAAGTTAGTTATCAAAGAAAGTTTTAGACTACATCCGCCAGTGCCATCACTAGTTCCAAGAGTAACTACCGAGAGTTGCACAATTGAAGGGTACGAAATTCCTGCCAAAACAATGGTGTTTATTCTTGCAAAAATGATTGGAAGGGACCCAAAATGTTGGGAGAATCCAAATGAATTCTTCCCTGAAAGATTCTTGGACAGCTCGATTGACTACAAGGGAAACCATTTTGAGCTTTTGCCATTTGGGGCAGGAAGGAGGGGTTGTCCTGGTATGAACTTTGCTATGCAGCTAGTTGAGCTTACACTAGCTAATCTGCTGTATCGTTTTGACTGGGAATTGCCTGATGGGATGAAAAGAGAAGACTTGAACATGGAAGAAGCTGCTGGGATTACAGTGCAGAACAAAGTTCCTTTATATCTAGCAGCTACACCAGTACATCTATGA
- the LOC112176430 gene encoding rhodanese-like domain-containing protein 11, chloroplastic produces the protein MEALGFPSLNTHTISCSSFRQRTPTKLPYETSHFSSSSSKPKGPSYRTHHFRRSATRMQADNEDFELKQMRDMAAAKKRWDALIRDGKVKPLTPREAGYAIQLSNKTLLDVRPSAEHKKAWVKGSTWIPIFDVGDEFDVGTLSRKIMGFTMGGWWSGVPTLAYNNQFLSKVDEKFPKDTDLIVACQRGLRSIAACEVLYNAGYRNLFWVQGGLEAAEEEDLVREGPQPFKFAGIGGVSEFLGWTDQQRAAAAKEGWGYRFMFSARLVGVFLIADALFLGSQQLVHYLQDIRSH, from the exons ATGGAAGCTCTGGGATTTCCTTCTCTGAATACTCACACCATTTCGTGCTCTAGTTTTCGGCAACGAACACCCACCAAATTACCATATGAAACAAGCCATTTCTCAAGCTcttcttcaaaaccaaaaggaCCCTCTTACAGAACCCACCATTTT CGTAGGAGTGCTACACGAATGCAAGCTGACAATGAAGATTTCGAGTTGAAGCAAATGAGAGATATGGCTGCTGCCAAGAAAAGATGGGATGCTCTG ATTAGGGACGGAAAGGTTAAACCTTTAACACCAAGGGAAGCTGGGTATGCAATTCAGCTATCTAACAAAACCCTTCTTGATGTTCGTCCCTCTGCAGAACACAAAAAG GCATGGGTCAAAGGCTCAACCTGGATTCCAATATTTGATGTTGGTGACGAATTCGATGTTGGAACTCTTTCcagaaagattatgggattcaCTATGG GGGGTTGGTGGAGTGGTGTGCCTACATTGGCGTATAACAA CCAGTTCTTGTCTAAGGTTGATGAGAAATTTCCAAAGGATACTGATCTTATCGTTGCATGCCAGAGGGGATTGAG ATCTATAGCTGCTTGTGAGGTGCTGTACAATGCTGGCTACAGAAACCTTTTCTGGGTTCAGGGGGGTTTAGAAGCTGCTGAAGAAGAG GATCTTGTCAGAGAAGGCCCTCAGCCATTTAAGTTTGCAGGAATCGGTGGGGTTTCGGAGTTCCTCGG TTGGACTGATCAACAAAGAGCTGCAGCTGCTAAAGAAGGGTGGGGTTACCGATTTATGTTCTCTGCCCGTCTG GTTGGAGTCTTTCTGATTGCTGATGCCTTATTTCTTGGTTCTCAGCAACTAGTTCATTATCTTCAGGATATAAGGTCACACTAA